The nucleotide window GCGAGGCGGCAGCTCTCCGCCGGCTCCAGGGTACGTCCGCTACAACCGTCCTCCGCGAGGGCGAAGGCTCCACGGTCGTCACCGCCCAACGTCAGCGCCAGGCTCACCGCTGCCTCGCCGCCATTGCGGAGCTCGACCGACTGCGCCTCGGCAGCACCCCCGATGGCGGTCTCGCCAAAGTCGAGCTCGGCCGGCGACACGGTGACCAAAGCCGCTACACCGCGGCCCTTGAGCGGTAGCCAAGGACCCTCCGAGCGCTCGTCGATCGACACCCGCAGAGGAGTCGCGGCATCCCCCGCCTCGTCCGGCTCGAAAGCCACCATCACAACACAGGCATCGGCCGGTTCGAGGGTCCGCCCACTGCACTCGTCCTGGGTCAGGGAGAAGGCGTCGCCGGCAGTGGCCAGACGGACCGCGGCGATCGTCACCGCCTGCCGACCGCCCTGGATCAGGCGCACCTCGCGGCTCACCGCGCCGCCGCCGATGGTGGTGTTTCCGAAGTCGACCTCGTCGCTCGAGAAGCGCAGCCCTCCCGCCGCTTCGGCGGAGCCCTGGAGCCAGATCAAGGGCGGCGCCTCGACGGCGTTACTGGTCACCCGTAGGCTCGCCCGCAGGGGACCTGCGATACGTGGTGACAAGGAAACCTCGAGGGCGCAGACCTCGCCCGCCGCCAGGGTACGGCCGCGGCAATCCCGGTCGGCGAGGCCGAACTCACCGGCGGCGGTGCCTTCGAGCAGCACCGACTGCACCTCGAGATCACCGACGCCACGATTGCTCAGGGTGACGCGCACCGGCGCCGCGGTCGTTCCCACCGCCACCACCCCGAAGTCGACCCGCGCCGGCTCGACGCCGATTCGCGGTGCGACGCCGGTGCCGACGACGGCCAAGGAAAGGGGGCTGTTGGCGGCGCTGCCGGTGATCTCGACCAGCGCCTGACGTTGGCCCGCCTCCCGCGGCCGCAGGGAGACCTCGAAGCGACATTCCTGCTGGGCCGCAAGACGGCTTCCGGAACAGCCGTCGCCATCGATCACGAACTCGTCGCTGGCGCTCGCGACGGAGGCCACGGCGACGGCGCGCCCACCGTCGTTGCGCAAACTGACCGTCTGCCCTTCGCCCCGCTGGCCGACGGCCACCTCGCCGAGCTCGAGGAGCGCGCTGTCGGCGCGCAGCAGGCCGGCCCCTCCCCAAGGTCCCCAGCGATAGAAGGCCACCGCACCGAGGATCAGCAGCAGCAGCGCGAGGGGCCAAAGGACACGGCCCCAGCGACGGCGGTGCGAAGGGGAAGGACCGCGAGGCGCCACCACCGGCGGACGGGTCGCGGCCGGGGCCGGCTCCGGAGCTGCGTCGGCCTCGTCGCCCCCCAAGGGCAAGTCCATCAGATCGTGGAAGGGTTTTTTGTCGGACGACACGTCGAGCGCTACCTCGCGGCGGAGAGACGCCTCATCGAAGATGCGGCGATGGCGGCAGAACCGCCGGTTCGCGGATCATGGAGGGGCGGCGTCGCAATCCTGCGGCAACCCGGACCGGCGCCTGTAGCGACGCCGACCATGGCGAAAGAATAGCAGGGCCCCGACAACTCGACCGCGGTCTGGAACCTGGCGCCATGGACTCCCGTAGGGTGGGTCGGAAGGAGGAAGCAACATGAACAAGCACACCCCGATTCTCGGTATCTTCTACGTTGTCGCTGGCCTGATGTTGTTGCTGCCGGCGCTGCTGATATTCGTCGCCACCGTCGGCGCCGGCCTGATCTCCGGCGACGCCACGGCCTTCGCCATCACCGCCGGAGTCGGCACCCTGATCGCCCTCGGCCTCGCCTTCTTCGGAATCCCGACCCTGATCGCCGGCTTCGCCTTGCTCGCGGAACGTCCCTGGGCACCGACCCTGGCGATGATCGTCGCCGTCGCCCACTTCTTCAATCCGCCCTTCGGCACGGCGCTGGCGATCTACACCTGGTGGGCCTTCTGGCCGCGCCAGGAGCCGACCGGGAGTCTCGCACCGGCCGTCTGAGCCCCAGCGGCGACGGGCCCTGGTCGCGGCCAGGCCAGGTCCCGTCGCCGGCGCCGCTCGCGTTACAATGGCGTCTCCCCTAGAACCTCGGAGAACGCCGTCATGATTCGCACGATCCTGCCAGCCGTCGCCCTGTTGTCGATCCTCATCGGCCCGCTCGCTACCGCCGAAGACGCCAAAGAATGGCTGGTGGTGGGATACGTCGCCGGTGACCCGGCAGAGGAGAACACCTGCGTGACGGTTTTCGACGACGGTCACGCGGCCTACACCTACGGCGAGGAAACGACGCCCCGCCTCAAGCTCGGCAGGAAGGCCCTGGCGGCCCTCGAAGGCCTCGACAAGGAGGAGATCCTGGCCGAGGCCGCCAAGCTCGCCCCCCTCCTCGAGGGGCGGGATGACGTTGCCATGTATGCGCTCTGCTTCGACGGCGTCTGTCACGATTTTCCGCGCTATCTCGCCGACGACGAGGGCGGCGAGGCTCTCAGCCCCGAGATGCGGCAGGTCCTCACCGAGCTCGATGGAGTGTTCTGGGCCGCCTTTCGCGGCGACTATCGGCAGCGCTTCCTGCCGCGACCGCCGCGCCACAACGCCGGCGAGTCGCAGTAGAGGCACCCCTCCCAGCGCTTCATTCGAAGAGCTCGAGGACCAGATCCGGGTCCTGAGCCATCTGCTCCGCCAGCAGGCGGTCGAAACGTCCTTCGAGGCGCACCACGTCGAGCTCGTCGCCGGCTCGAGCGATGACGAAGAGCTGCCGCGGCCGACCCCGCTCGTCGGCCCGCAGGTAGACCCAAGCATCGTCGTCGCCGTCGCGGCTGCGGGCGACGAGATTCCAGCCGTGGCTCGCCAGGCGGCGCTCGAAGGCCGGCGTGGCCGACCCCCCGCCCTCGGCGACGCGATAGGAAGAAACGTCGATGCGCCGAATGTGGCCCAGACCCGAGGCCTCGCCTTCGTCCTCGGCCAGGGCCAGCACTCCTCGCACCAGGGCCATGGTCACCGGGCCCAGACGAAGATGTTGGACCCGTTCGTAGTGGCCACTCGGAAAGAGATCGGCGGCGACCTGCGGACCGGTCGGCGCGCTGCCGCAGCCGGTGACCAGCAGGAGGAGCCAGGCGGCACCGGCGGCGAAGGCCCAGGACGAGCGCCTCACGGCGTCTCCTCGGAGCTCGGGTCCTCGACCGGAATCTCATCCAGACCGGGGATGTCGAAGCGCCCGGCGAGGGCACCGAGACGCTGCGGATCGACCCGGCCGACGACGTTCACCAGCACCGCCTCGTCGTCCTCGCCTGCAGCCACCAAGGTCAAGCCGACAAAATCCTTGCCGTCCTGCTTGAGATAGATGTAGGTCTGGTCCCTGCCGTCGCGCATTCGAACGATCGCCTGCCAACCGTTGTCGTCGAGCCACTCCCTGGCCCGATCGACCCGCCGACCGACGCCGTCGGCGATCGGTC belongs to Acidobacteriota bacterium and includes:
- a CDS encoding choice-of-anchor D domain-containing protein; this translates as MSSDKKPFHDLMDLPLGGDEADAAPEPAPAATRPPVVAPRGPSPSHRRRWGRVLWPLALLLLILGAVAFYRWGPWGGAGLLRADSALLELGEVAVGQRGEGQTVSLRNDGGRAVAVASVASASDEFVIDGDGCSGSRLAAQQECRFEVSLRPREAGQRQALVEITGSAANSPLSLAVVGTGVAPRIGVEPARVDFGVVAVGTTAAPVRVTLSNRGVGDLEVQSVLLEGTAAGEFGLADRDCRGRTLAAGEVCALEVSLSPRIAGPLRASLRVTSNAVEAPPLIWLQGSAEAAGGLRFSSDEVDFGNTTIGGGAVSREVRLIQGGRQAVTIAAVRLATAGDAFSLTQDECSGRTLEPADACVVMVAFEPDEAGDAATPLRVSIDERSEGPWLPLKGRGVAALVTVSPAELDFGETAIGGAAEAQSVELRNGGEAAVSLALTLGGDDRGAFALAEDGCSGRTLEPAESCRLAVRFEPRAEGLQRSVLKALEAMPGTPLELPLRGVGAAPSLGLTPDPLSFGEVLVGQRRELAVRLSNLGRAALEVRSTRLRGAGFEEVGSDCPSVLPAGQSCRLRMAFEGRREGLASGSLEVVTNAGAPRRLALSAEVLRPPEPELEVFPRRLDAGAVGVGQRGAIRDLEIRNPGSGRLVISDLRLEGPQASEFRLVPGSCAGAAFLAPGADCTVGIRFLPTAAGRRTASLRVVSNAGSDVLVSLVGSGG
- a CDS encoding DUF4252 domain-containing protein; this translates as MRRSSWAFAAGAAWLLLLVTGCGSAPTGPQVAADLFPSGHYERVQHLRLGPVTMALVRGVLALAEDEGEASGLGHIRRIDVSSYRVAEGGGSATPAFERRLASHGWNLVARSRDGDDDAWVYLRADERGRPRQLFVIARAGDELDVVRLEGRFDRLLAEQMAQDPDLVLELFE
- a CDS encoding DUF4252 domain-containing protein, with protein sequence MGKKIAILGIALLLTGAFTLAAQEPILEEHPGYVPLDELALMPRDTLSLEINLTGPLLALVAGATRQEDPEFSDMVAGLLAIRVHVGPIADGVGRRVDRAREWLDDNGWQAIVRMRDGRDQTYIYLKQDGKDFVGLTLVAAGEDDEAVLVNVVGRVDPQRLGALAGRFDIPGLDEIPVEDPSSEETP